One segment of Vicia villosa cultivar HV-30 ecotype Madison, WI unplaced genomic scaffold, Vvil1.0 ctg.005439F_1_1, whole genome shotgun sequence DNA contains the following:
- the LOC131642612 gene encoding F-box protein At2g39490-like has protein sequence MKEIVEDVFTNLPDEILGCIISFLPNEYSLQTSLISTRWRNLWNQILVKHGTIQDITTAVAHFLTDFDEFDPLKRPRKLQFHYGDENTLFATIATNSKLLLDFSFGNQKLEREYELEFNLNKQHFTYNLVPSSTFLVKSLTLKSISYLTSEVASSIVSNLEHLETLMITDCCGLQSLFIESETKLHKLTILDCLQLKSLHLRTSKLKSFQYRGPLPRIWPESHFNLSHANLDFRQGLSCSDLKAKDFDETLLTIKNSEILTLCQWTFEVLIWPSISPLSGNFIFYRLKELWWIENHENKNSISALVSFLKLCPALERLFVMIDSKSYSAPRSNSGLMEEIKYIDLEQLKLVKFMGFTNPMDEISMAKQLIQPPKIEA, from the exons ATGAAAGAAATTGTAGAAGATGTTTTTACCAATTTGCCAGATGAAATTCTTGGCTGCATAATATCTTTTCTACCAAATGAGTATTCACTTCAAACCTCTCTCATATCTACTAGGTGGAGAAACTTATGGAACCAAATTCTTGTTAAACATGGAACCATTCAAGATATTACTACTGCTGTTGCTCATTTCCTAACCGATTTTGACGAGTTTGATCCATTAAAGCGACCACGCAAGCTCCAATTTCATTATGGTGATGAGAATACACTCTTTGCAACTATTGCGACTAATAGTAAGcttcttcttgatttctctttCGGGAACCAAAAACTTGAAAGAGAATATGAACTAGAGTTCAATCTCAATAAACAACACTTCACCTATAATCTTGTTCCTTCTTCAACTTTCTTAGTCAAAAGTCTCACTTTGAAATCAATAAGCTATTTGACAAGTGAGGTAGCTTCTTCCATAGTTTCGAATTTGGAGCATCTTGAGACCTTGATGATCACTGATTGTTGTGGATTGCAATCTTTGTTCATTGAGTCAGAAACCAAGCTTCATAAGTTAACTATCTTAGATTGCTTGCAGTTGAAGTCTCTTCATCTTAGAACTTCTAAACTTAAATCTTTTCAATACCGCGGACCTCTTCCTCGAATTTGGCCCGAATCTCATTTCAACTTAAGTCATGCCAACCTTGACTTCAGACAAGGTCTAAGCTGCAGTGACTTGAAGGCTAAAGATTTTGATGAAACACTATTAACTATAAAGAATTCTGAAATTCTTACTTTATGTCAATGGACTTTTGAG GTACTAATATGGCCATCAATTTCTCCTTTAAGtggaaattttatattttatagattAAAAGAGCTATGGTGGATTGAAAACCATGAAAATAAAAACAGCATCAGTGCCTTAGTTTCCTTCTTGAAATTATGCCCTGCTTTGGAGAGACTTTTTGTAATG ATTGATTCAAAAAGCTATTCAGCTCCAAGGTCCAATTCAGGCTTAATGGAAGAAATTAAATATATAGATTTGGAGCAACTAAAATTGGTAAAGTTTATGGGATTCACAAATCCAATGGATGAAATTTCAATGGCAAAACAATTGATTCAGCCTCCAAAAATAGAAGCATGA
- the LOC131642617 gene encoding uncharacterized protein LOC131642617, whose protein sequence is MIVFLAPLSLISRKDVYLNHYITVGNLCASVEEWTVGRTELTSLMDVERRYVWRQSMESSTGSISSLSAGLGPSEYVSGCSKTSLLVVLTLIHHLFAAHGFTLCIRAEGENRH, encoded by the exons ATGATCGTCTTCCTTGCCCCTCTTTCCCTCATTTCCCGCAAAGATGTCTATCTCAATCACTACATCACC GTTGGAAATTTATGTGCTTCAGTAGAAGAGTGGACAGTTGGTAGAACCGAACTCACCTCACTCATGGATGTGGAGAGGAGATATG TTTGGCGGCAATCGATGGAAAGTTCGACTGGATCAATATCATCACTATCTGCTGGATTGGGACCTAGCGAATATGTGAGCGGATGCAGTAAAACTTCTTTGTTAGTGGTTTTGACTCTCATTCATCACTTATTTGCTGCTCATGGTTTCACTTTATGCATAAGAGCAGAAGGTGAGAATAGACACTAA